One Phaseolus vulgaris cultivar G19833 chromosome 2, P. vulgaris v2.0, whole genome shotgun sequence DNA window includes the following coding sequences:
- the LOC137812335 gene encoding wall-associated receptor kinase-like 15 isoform X2, which yields MGAALPATLLLTLTLLSINIFPSAPAAACRDTCGSTQVKFPFGTGPGCGSPLFSPYITCASNGTADQLFLKTHTAATYPITSISYATSTLTLAPPSMSTCAAMHPSPTSFTLDWTSPFHLASSTFLLLSCHPSLSLSSPLCDPSFDYLCASIYTCPAVASLGLPLFPPTNSCCVYAPANLDDNGQLDLKAMQCGAYASVVSLGDTPTDPSRWVYGVALKFSYGGALDNNYVTTKCSGCESSGGVCGFSEPGNGFLCVCKGGYNTTFDCSPAYNNQNQDYLLDSASAFPFLSSYVWSSILGGIVFSLL from the exons ATGGGAGCAGCACTACCAGCTACTCTTCTTCTTACTCTCACCCTTCTCTCCATCAACATATTCCCATCAGCACCCGCCGCAGCATGCCGCGACACCTGCGGCTCAACTCAGGTGAAGTTCCCCTTCGGCACGGGCCCAGGCTGCGGCTCCCCTCTCTTCAGCCCCTACATAACCTGCGCCTCCAACGGCACCGCCGACCAACTCTTCCTCAAAACCCACACCGCCGCCACCTACCCCATCACCTCCATCTCCTACGCCACCTCCACCCTCACCCTCGCCCCGCCCTCCATGTCCACCTGCGCCGCCATGCACCCCTCCCCCACAAGCTTCACCCTCGACTGGACCTCCCCCTTCCACCTGGCCTCCTCCACCTTTCTCCTCCTCTCCTGCCACCCCTCCCTCTCCCTCTCCTCCCCCCTCTGCGACCCATCCTTCGACTACCTCTGCGCCTCCATCTACACCTGCCCCGCCGTTGCCTCCCTCGGCCTCCCTCTCTTCCCTCCCACCAACTCCTGCTGCGTCTACGCCCCCGCCAACCTTGACGACAACGGGCAGCTGGACCTGAAAGCCATGCAGTGTGGGGCCTACGCTTCTGTGGTGTCGCTGGGCGACACCCCCACTGACCCCTCGCGCTGGGTGTATGGGGTGGCGTTGAAGTTCTCCTATGGCGGGGCCTTGGACAATAACTACGTGACTACGAAGTGTAGTGGCTGCGAGAGTAGCGGCGGAGTGTGCGGGTTTTCAGAGCCTGGGAATGGCTTCCTCTGTGTCTGTAAAGGAGGCTACAACACCACCTTCGATTGTTCCCCTGCTTACAACAACCAGAACCAGGACTACCTTTTGGACTCAGCTTCTGCTTTTCCCTTCTTAT CTTCGTATGTTTGGAGTTCCATTTTGGGTGGTATCGTTTTCAGCTTACTGTGA
- the LOC137812335 gene encoding wall-associated receptor kinase-like 15 isoform X1, with product MGAALPATLLLTLTLLSINIFPSAPAAACRDTCGSTQVKFPFGTGPGCGSPLFSPYITCASNGTADQLFLKTHTAATYPITSISYATSTLTLAPPSMSTCAAMHPSPTSFTLDWTSPFHLASSTFLLLSCHPSLSLSSPLCDPSFDYLCASIYTCPAVASLGLPLFPPTNSCCVYAPANLDDNGQLDLKAMQCGAYASVVSLGDTPTDPSRWVYGVALKFSYGGALDNNYVTTKCSGCESSGGVCGFSEPGNGFLCVCKGGYNTTFDCSPAYNNQNQDYLLDSASAFPFLSASYVWSSILGGIVFSLL from the exons ATGGGAGCAGCACTACCAGCTACTCTTCTTCTTACTCTCACCCTTCTCTCCATCAACATATTCCCATCAGCACCCGCCGCAGCATGCCGCGACACCTGCGGCTCAACTCAGGTGAAGTTCCCCTTCGGCACGGGCCCAGGCTGCGGCTCCCCTCTCTTCAGCCCCTACATAACCTGCGCCTCCAACGGCACCGCCGACCAACTCTTCCTCAAAACCCACACCGCCGCCACCTACCCCATCACCTCCATCTCCTACGCCACCTCCACCCTCACCCTCGCCCCGCCCTCCATGTCCACCTGCGCCGCCATGCACCCCTCCCCCACAAGCTTCACCCTCGACTGGACCTCCCCCTTCCACCTGGCCTCCTCCACCTTTCTCCTCCTCTCCTGCCACCCCTCCCTCTCCCTCTCCTCCCCCCTCTGCGACCCATCCTTCGACTACCTCTGCGCCTCCATCTACACCTGCCCCGCCGTTGCCTCCCTCGGCCTCCCTCTCTTCCCTCCCACCAACTCCTGCTGCGTCTACGCCCCCGCCAACCTTGACGACAACGGGCAGCTGGACCTGAAAGCCATGCAGTGTGGGGCCTACGCTTCTGTGGTGTCGCTGGGCGACACCCCCACTGACCCCTCGCGCTGGGTGTATGGGGTGGCGTTGAAGTTCTCCTATGGCGGGGCCTTGGACAATAACTACGTGACTACGAAGTGTAGTGGCTGCGAGAGTAGCGGCGGAGTGTGCGGGTTTTCAGAGCCTGGGAATGGCTTCCTCTGTGTCTGTAAAGGAGGCTACAACACCACCTTCGATTGTTCCCCTGCTTACAACAACCAGAACCAGGACTACCTTTTGGACTCAGCTTCTGCTTTTCCCTTCTTAT CAGCTTCGTATGTTTGGAGTTCCATTTTGGGTGGTATCGTTTTCAGCTTACTGTGA
- the LOC137812334 gene encoding uncharacterized protein has product MAGCISFTATRDRYFRFSFSNAGLKSTTTDLGHGTIMHCWAPKAHKYSKPNLVLLHGFGANAMWQWNDFLPPLKRRFNVYVPDLLFFGDSHTARPDRSEAFQAQCVAALLQAHGVRRSSVVGISYGGFVAYSLAAQFPERVEKVVLCCAGVCFEEKDLDEGMFQVKSVDEAAELLLPQTPEKLRQLLRLAFAKPAKVLPTCFLTDYINVMCTEYVQERKELIEALYKDRKLSNLPKITQPTLIIWGEKDLVFPIELAHRLKRHLGENADIVVIKKAGHAVNVEKAKEMYKHLRSFLIDSTTPTVYKNRSNGLYVA; this is encoded by the exons ATGGCGGGGTGTATCAGCTTCACCGCCACGCGCGACCGCTACTTCCGCTTCTCCTTCTCCAACGCGGGCCTCAAATCCACCACCACGGATCTGGGCCACGGCACCATCATGCACTGCTGGGCCCCCAAGGCCCACAAATACTCCAAGCCCAACCTCGTCCTCCTCCACGGCTTTGGCGCCAACGCAATGTGGCAGTGGAACGACTTCCTGCCCCCACTCAAGCGCCGCTTCAACGTCTACGTCCCGGACCTCCTCTTCTTCGGCGACTCTCACACAGCCCGCCCCGACCGCAGCGAGGCCTTCCAGGCCCAGTGCGTGGCCGCCCTCCTCCAGGCCCACGGCGTTCGGAGAAGCAGCGTAGTCGGGATCAGCTACGGCGGCTTCGTCGCCTACAGCCTCGCCGCGCAGTTCCCCGAGCGCGTGGAGAAGGTGGTGCTGTGCTGCGCTGGGGTGTGCTTCGAAGAGAAGGACTTGGATGAAGGAATGTTCCAGGTGAAGAGCGTTGACGAGGCTGCCGAACTTTTGCTGCCTCAGACGCCGGAAAAGTTGAGGCAGCTTTTGCGCCTCGCGTTTGCCAAGCCTGCCAAAGTGCTGCCCACTTGTTTCCTCACTGATTACATCAAC GTGATGTGCACTGAATATGTCCAAGAGAGGAAAGAACTAATCGAAGCATTGTATAAAGATAGAAAACTGTCTAATCTTCCTAAGATAACCCag CCTACGCTAATAATCTGGGGAGAAAAGGACTTGGTATTCCCAATAGAACTAGCTCACAGACTCAAAAG GCATCTGGGAGAGAACGCAGACATAGTTGTTATTAAGAAAGCAGGACATGCTGTGAATGTAGAGAAGGCCAAGGAGATGTACAAGCATTTAAGATCCTTCCTCATTGATTCCACTACTCCAACTGTGTACAAAAACCGCAGTAATGGTCTCTATGTGGCTTAG